Proteins co-encoded in one uncultured Draconibacterium sp. genomic window:
- a CDS encoding glycoside hydrolase family 9 protein encodes MKNLSFLFYFLIVFSSTTLNAQEFKLNSSGYFQNHGVDIMSFDDIYPEGHQGGVSLIMHGNRIATNGDIRLEPTPGQWQPVPKQRNRVTNEDENTITAYLSFPDSSRHITGYNPMVYPDLQINYTVNVEGKGSSVIVTVNLEQPVPQNYLGKVGFNMELFPGALFGKPWIMDDKTGIFPQQPNGPTLYEPSNYKYIGDFNPDGKASAEQLAGEGYSPIIADDIIAEPYAQGHHFVVRPNDAYGKFSIESKGAALKLYDGRMNHNNGWFVVRSEIPAGKTKQAIKWIITPNVVEDWLYTPVVQTSQIGYHGKQQKTAIIELDKRTEKTETPALFKITASGEEEILSKPGEEWGQFLRYNYLKFDFTEINEPGLYQVRYGDSTSPVFRIDNAVYGRGVWQPVLEYFLPVQMCHMRVNEKYRVWHDECHMDDARMAPVNFNHIDGYAQGASTLTDYSPGDIVPGLNIGGWHDAGDFDLRVESQAGEAYILALAYEAFRVDYDATSIDQQKRITEIHQPDGKADILQQIENGALTVIGGYRALGRLYRGIICNNLRQYVILGDAAAMTDNKPGNEDDRWVFTEDNPYRELTTAAQMAATARVLKGFNDTLSTQALDCAKTLFEVTEASGRSKAAKIHAATELYLTTGDDIYKNYLLSETEFITQAIRFVGWYIGRAEKKINDPDFTKAIREAMSGLNEHIKRQGAETPYGIPYRPRVWGAGWDIQAFGFRQYFLHMSYPDIFSSEYIYNALNFILGCHPGSNTSSFASGIGARSATVGYGLNRADWSYIPGGVVSGTGLIRPDFPELLEFPYMWQQVEYVVGGGSSHYMFLVLAAQQLLKDE; translated from the coding sequence ATGAAGAATCTTTCTTTCCTCTTTTATTTTCTGATCGTATTCTCCTCTACTACTCTCAACGCACAGGAATTCAAACTTAACTCATCCGGTTATTTTCAAAACCATGGTGTAGATATAATGTCTTTTGATGATATTTACCCTGAAGGACATCAGGGCGGTGTTTCGCTGATTATGCACGGGAACCGCATTGCCACCAATGGCGACATCAGACTGGAACCCACTCCCGGACAATGGCAGCCAGTGCCTAAACAACGCAACCGCGTTACAAATGAGGATGAAAATACGATTACTGCGTATTTAAGTTTTCCCGACTCATCACGCCACATTACAGGCTACAACCCTATGGTTTACCCCGATTTACAAATAAACTACACTGTAAATGTTGAAGGCAAGGGCAGCTCGGTTATCGTCACCGTTAATCTGGAGCAGCCTGTTCCACAAAATTACTTGGGCAAAGTGGGTTTTAATATGGAACTTTTCCCGGGAGCTTTGTTTGGCAAACCTTGGATTATGGACGATAAAACGGGAATTTTCCCGCAACAACCCAACGGACCAACCCTTTACGAACCTTCTAATTACAAATATATTGGCGATTTTAATCCTGATGGAAAAGCATCAGCTGAACAACTTGCCGGAGAAGGATACAGTCCAATAATTGCAGACGATATTATTGCCGAGCCTTATGCACAGGGGCACCACTTTGTGGTACGCCCAAATGATGCTTACGGGAAATTCAGCATTGAGAGTAAAGGAGCTGCCTTAAAACTATACGATGGACGCATGAATCACAACAATGGTTGGTTTGTGGTGCGAAGCGAAATTCCCGCAGGAAAAACAAAACAGGCTATAAAATGGATCATTACACCTAACGTTGTTGAAGACTGGCTTTATACCCCGGTAGTTCAAACTTCGCAAATTGGCTATCACGGCAAACAACAAAAAACAGCTATTATAGAGCTCGATAAACGCACCGAAAAAACAGAAACGCCTGCGCTATTCAAAATTACCGCTTCAGGTGAAGAAGAAATACTCAGTAAACCCGGAGAAGAATGGGGCCAGTTTTTGCGCTACAACTACCTGAAATTCGATTTCACGGAAATAAACGAGCCCGGACTTTACCAGGTGCGTTACGGAGATTCTACTTCTCCGGTTTTTCGGATTGATAACGCTGTTTACGGTCGAGGAGTTTGGCAACCGGTATTAGAATATTTCTTACCCGTCCAGATGTGTCACATGCGGGTAAACGAAAAATACCGTGTTTGGCACGACGAATGCCACATGGACGACGCACGGATGGCTCCCGTTAATTTTAATCACATCGATGGCTACGCGCAAGGAGCCTCCACTTTAACCGACTATTCGCCCGGCGACATTGTTCCCGGATTAAATATTGGTGGCTGGCACGATGCCGGCGACTTCGATTTGCGCGTAGAATCGCAGGCTGGCGAAGCTTATATTCTAGCACTTGCCTACGAAGCATTTAGGGTGGACTATGATGCCACTTCCATCGATCAGCAAAAAAGAATTACTGAAATCCACCAGCCCGATGGGAAAGCCGACATCTTGCAGCAGATTGAAAATGGTGCGCTTACTGTTATTGGAGGATATCGTGCTCTGGGCCGTCTTTACCGCGGGATAATTTGTAACAACCTACGGCAATATGTAATACTGGGCGATGCGGCAGCAATGACCGACAACAAACCAGGCAATGAAGACGACCGCTGGGTATTTACCGAAGATAATCCTTACCGCGAATTAACCACTGCCGCACAAATGGCCGCCACAGCCCGTGTGCTGAAAGGTTTTAACGATACACTCAGCACGCAAGCTCTTGATTGTGCCAAAACCTTATTTGAGGTTACAGAAGCAAGCGGACGTTCCAAAGCGGCAAAAATACATGCAGCAACCGAGCTGTACCTTACTACCGGCGATGATATTTACAAAAACTACCTGCTCTCCGAAACCGAATTTATTACACAAGCCATTAGATTTGTTGGTTGGTACATTGGCCGTGCCGAGAAAAAAATCAATGATCCTGATTTTACCAAAGCAATCAGGGAAGCCATGAGCGGACTAAACGAACATATAAAAAGACAAGGTGCCGAAACTCCTTACGGAATTCCTTATCGCCCGCGTGTTTGGGGTGCCGGCTGGGATATTCAGGCTTTTGGTTTCAGGCAATACTTTTTGCATATGTCCTACCCCGATATTTTTAGCTCAGAATATATTTACAATGCGTTGAATTTTATTTTGGGTTGTCATCCGGGTTCCAATACTTCTTCGTTTGCTTCGGGAATCGGTGCAAGATCGGCAACTGTTGGCTATGGCTTAAATCGCGCCGACTGGTCATATATTCCGGGTGGCGTTGTGTCGGGTACGGGACTTATTCGCCCCGATTTCCCAGAACTGCTTGAATTTCCCTACATGTGGCAACAGGTTGAATACGTGGTTGGCGGTGGCTCGTCACATTATATGTTTCT